The proteins below are encoded in one region of Ereboglobus luteus:
- a CDS encoding HAD-IIA family hydrolase yields MTASATTTADTSRIRHVVLDMDGTIYKGGTLFPWTKPFLDSLTQHGIGYTFLTNNPSKSSADYLAHLERIGIPSAPEQLYTSAQATIDWLKANHPEFRRLFLLGTPSMIGEFTKAGYESANDDPADIPDAVIAAFDMSLTYARLCRASWWASQGRPYFATNPDRICPTDQPTVLVDCAAICAAIQSATGRAPDRVFGKPDPSMVTGILQRHNLRPEEVAMVGDRIYTDIAMAQNAGVTGVLVLSGEATRQDAEASSVKADIIVENLAGLGEMLIGSR; encoded by the coding sequence ATGACCGCATCCGCCACAACCACTGCCGACACCTCCCGCATTCGCCATGTCGTCCTCGACATGGACGGCACCATCTACAAAGGCGGCACGCTGTTTCCCTGGACAAAACCGTTCCTCGATTCCCTCACCCAGCACGGCATCGGTTACACCTTCCTCACCAACAATCCCTCCAAGAGCTCCGCCGATTACCTCGCGCACTTGGAGCGCATCGGGATTCCCTCCGCGCCCGAGCAACTCTACACTTCCGCGCAGGCCACCATTGACTGGTTGAAAGCCAATCATCCCGAGTTCCGCCGCCTGTTCCTCCTGGGCACGCCCAGCATGATCGGTGAATTCACCAAGGCCGGTTACGAATCCGCCAACGACGATCCCGCCGACATTCCCGACGCCGTCATCGCCGCCTTTGACATGAGCCTCACCTACGCGCGCCTCTGCCGCGCCTCGTGGTGGGCCTCGCAAGGCCGCCCCTATTTCGCGACCAACCCCGATCGCATTTGCCCCACCGACCAGCCCACCGTGCTCGTCGATTGCGCCGCGATCTGCGCGGCAATCCAGTCCGCCACGGGACGCGCTCCCGACCGGGTTTTTGGAAAACCCGATCCCTCGATGGTTACCGGTATCCTCCAGCGCCACAATCTCCGCCCGGAGGAGGTCGCGATGGTCGGCGACCGTATTTACACCGACATCGCCATGGCTCAAAACGCCGGCGTTACGGGCGTGCTCGTCCTCTCCGGCGAAGCCACGCGACAAGACGCCGAGGCATCCTCGGTCAAGGCCGACATTATTGTTGAAAACCTCGCCGGCCTCGGAGAGATGCTTATCGGTTCGCGCTAA
- a CDS encoding sn-glycerol-1-phosphate dehydrogenase: protein MNNTPSPAQPADANTLFGITRLSPQEALAAASETKALVLEPGCLGKVAQVFKQQFPGRKAVVIADQNTMAVAGNAVRDALAADGVTVLEPFIFTDPGLYAEYKYVEQLIASFKTHDAIPVAVGSGTINDLTKRASHETGRQYVCVGTAASMDGYTAFGASITYENAKQTLVCPAPQAVLADIDIIKKAPPEMTASGYADLLAKVPAGADWILADALGEEPIETKAWTIVQGGLRDALADPAAARAGDGAAINALTEGLILGGFAMQWAKSSRPASGAEHQFSHLWDMEHHTHNGAAPSHGFKVGIGTLAITSLYEQLLRMDASALDIDAICAAWPDAKTVETNTAALFATADFKETAVRETMTKYVDAAALRKQLELLKTEWPAICAKLRRQLIPFADIKQRLQSVGAPFEPEQIGITRQRLRETFTKAYHIRRRFTVLDVAVRTGWLAPALDALFGPGGTWESK, encoded by the coding sequence ATGAACAACACTCCTTCCCCGGCCCAACCGGCTGACGCAAACACACTGTTCGGCATCACGCGCCTCTCCCCGCAGGAGGCGCTTGCCGCCGCGAGCGAAACCAAGGCGCTCGTGCTCGAACCCGGTTGCCTCGGGAAGGTCGCCCAAGTGTTCAAGCAACAATTCCCCGGGCGCAAGGCCGTCGTCATCGCGGACCAAAACACGATGGCCGTCGCGGGCAATGCCGTTCGCGACGCGCTCGCGGCCGACGGCGTCACCGTGCTTGAGCCGTTCATCTTCACCGACCCGGGGCTCTACGCCGAATACAAATACGTCGAGCAACTCATCGCCTCGTTCAAGACGCACGACGCCATTCCCGTCGCCGTCGGGTCGGGCACGATCAACGACCTCACCAAGCGCGCCTCGCACGAGACGGGCCGCCAGTATGTTTGCGTCGGCACCGCTGCGTCGATGGACGGCTACACCGCGTTCGGCGCGTCGATCACGTATGAAAACGCCAAGCAGACGCTCGTCTGCCCCGCGCCGCAGGCCGTCCTCGCGGACATCGACATTATCAAAAAAGCCCCGCCGGAAATGACCGCCTCCGGCTATGCCGACCTGCTCGCGAAAGTTCCCGCCGGCGCCGACTGGATACTCGCCGACGCGCTCGGCGAGGAACCCATCGAGACCAAGGCGTGGACAATCGTGCAAGGCGGACTGCGCGACGCGCTCGCCGATCCCGCCGCCGCCCGCGCGGGTGACGGTGCCGCGATCAACGCGCTCACCGAGGGCCTCATACTCGGCGGCTTTGCCATGCAATGGGCGAAATCCAGCCGCCCCGCATCGGGCGCCGAGCACCAGTTCAGCCACCTCTGGGACATGGAGCACCACACGCACAACGGCGCCGCGCCCTCGCACGGCTTCAAGGTCGGCATCGGCACGCTCGCCATCACCAGCCTCTACGAGCAACTGCTCCGCATGGACGCCTCCGCGCTCGACATCGACGCGATCTGCGCCGCCTGGCCCGACGCAAAGACGGTCGAGACCAACACCGCCGCCCTGTTTGCCACGGCGGATTTCAAGGAGACCGCCGTCCGCGAAACCATGACGAAATACGTCGATGCCGCCGCGCTCCGCAAACAACTCGAGCTCTTGAAAACCGAGTGGCCCGCGATCTGCGCCAAGCTCCGCCGCCAGCTCATCCCCTTTGCCGACATCAAGCAGCGCTTGCAATCGGTCGGCGCTCCCTTCGAGCCCGAGCAAATCGGCATCACCCGCCAGCGTTTGCGCGAAACCTTCACAAAGGCCTACCACATCCGCCGCCGCTTCACCGTCCTCGACGTCGCCGTGCGCACCGGCTGGCTCGCGCCCGCGCTCGACGCCCTTTTCGGCCCCGGCGGCACGTGGGAGTCAAAATAA